In Vigna unguiculata cultivar IT97K-499-35 chromosome 3, ASM411807v1, whole genome shotgun sequence, a single genomic region encodes these proteins:
- the LOC114176917 gene encoding zinc finger protein HD1 yields the protein MSSDLYSYDTTFHTHSNSDYLSSDGVGDLPFLSDSFPFFPNSPSNVAHDNSNSNSNSLDPFSPSFFSFSPPSSHLESLSLYHGNRVQPLSNGQNVANEFGTFSAFDGSEVKTEETQLGVDCVYAQQLLPHSYSGAENFSRYMQRSFSSNSFEAKPGFLSQPHTDTLVDSPKFQRHDLSSPEDTLFTGQMRRVCSTGDLQNMKENRMSPTEAPLLEESNFKVGRYSAEERKERISKYRAKRTQRNFNKTIKYACRKTLADNRPRIRGRFARNDEAIDTPKASCSTRDEDDVDFWIEELRLHEEQDDVTVGAEEYLRSYGATQFQYGGF from the exons ATGTCTTCTGATCTCTACTCTTATGACACCACTTTCCACACACATTCAAACTCAGACTATCTCTCCTCTGATGGGGTTGGAGACCTTCCTTTTCTCTCAgattcttttcctttcttccCCAATTCTCCCTCTAACGTAGCGCACGACAATTCCAATTCCAATTCCAATTCTCTCGACCCTTTTTCCCCatcttttttctccttctccCCTCCAAGTTCCCACTTGGAAAGCCTCAGCCTTTACCATGGCAACCGCGTGCAGCCGCTGTCAAATGGCCAGAACGTAGCGAACGAGTTTGGAACTTTCTCAGCTTTCGATGGCTCTGAAGTGAAGACCGAGGAAACCCAATTGGGTGTTGACTGTGTCTACGCTCAACAACTCCTTCCTCACAGTTACAGCGGTGCTGAAAATTTTTCCAGGTACATGCAAAGAAGCTTCAGCAGCAACTCATTTGAAGCAAAACCTGGTTTTCTGTCACAACCTCACACTGATACTCTTGTGGACTCTCCCAAATTTCAAAGGCATGACTTGAGTTCCCCTGAAGATACTCTCTTCACCGGACAAATGAGAAGGGTTTGTAGCACCGGAGATTTGCAG aACATGAAGGAAAATCGCATGTCTCCAACGGAGGCACCGTTGTTGGAGGAATCGAACTTCAAAGTAGGGCGTTACAGTGcggaagagagaaaagaaagaatctCGAAATACAGAGCCAAGAGAACCCAGAGGAATTTCAACAAGACAATCAAG TATGCATGCCGAAAGACACTAGCAGATAATCGACCACGCATACGTGGCAGATTCGCCCGCAACGACGAAGCCATCGACACTCCCAAGGCTTCATGTTCAACACGAGACGAAGACGATGTTGATTTCTGG ATTGAAGAATTACGATTGCATGAAGAACAAGACGATGTAACAGTGGGAGCAGAAGAATATTTGAGAAGCTATGGAGCAACTCAGTTTCAGTATGGTGGCTTTTGA